A DNA window from Xyrauchen texanus isolate HMW12.3.18 chromosome 6, RBS_HiC_50CHRs, whole genome shotgun sequence contains the following coding sequences:
- the vcpip1 gene encoding LOW QUALITY PROTEIN: deubiquitinating protein VCPIP1 (The sequence of the model RefSeq protein was modified relative to this genomic sequence to represent the inferred CDS: inserted 1 base in 1 codon): protein MSLIPGTKKKDRRILCGMCPDPQCQAKLFFPAHTSISIECTECGQRHEQKNLANVEEVTDPDVVLHNLLRNALLGVPGPPKKGSELVKVMGLSNYHCKLLSPILTRFGMDKQTGTAKLLKEMNQGEIFDCSLLGDRAFLIEQEHVSTIGYGRDRSGSLIYLHDTLEEIKKSNSNRECLIPVHVDGDGHCLVHAVSRALVGRELFWHALRENLKLNFKQNIGRYKALFQDFIDAAEWEDIINECDPLFVPPEGVPLGLRNIHIFGLANVLHRPIILLDSLSGMRSSGDYSATFLPGLVPEDQCRGKDGTLNKPICIAWSSSGRNHYLPLVGIKGLALPRLSAALLPKAWGVPQELIRRYVSLDSNGSCVIXGDRSLQDKYLQRLVCAMEDVFMDKHGISPALVADVHQYIYRRTGVIGVQPEEVTEAAKKSVQENRMYRCLVCNALSELHVPAEWLIPGGKLYNLAKSTHGMLRGDKNYSFPLNSVVCSYNPEKDVLVPDYKLSSLPACTWCHGTSVRRVRGDGSMVYLDGDRTNTVSQGGKCGCGYKHFWEGKEYDNLPEAFPITLEWGGRVVRETVYWFQYEVDPTLNSNVYDVTMKLVTKHFPGEFGSEILVQKVVNTILHHTAKRSQDEYNPVAIEGAHVQDGGDAGAQPPTKIILTGQKGKTLHKEELVMSKTERVLQHSISEQAALSQRRSTDRVRQQDKASDPRPSSPSSSSSSAPPTPTKMPPPSGEKKIRVTTSDGRQSMLTLLPHTTYSELQNSIVQVFGLPPGQLCIRHGFPPRELPPPRPEDQNQPVALQHGDRISVEVLKENSSDTHMTQEHSHTPQTHAQSDPGLSRASSRELQDNIDLEMSSLCLLAALMGEDVWSYAKKLPHLFQLGGIFYNIVKKDMGLLDGKHCTLPHLTGKTFVFNAAEERLELCVDTAGHFPVGPDVEDLAQEALSQLRTDSASRSREGSPAHSLRLGAGGAVRRKEQSVTAFQGKGHSLGSAPPEHPPIRRQHSSGVDLSSSVQQEELTLSGEELVRVAPGMLTLREGREMGLEPAVIEAQRQRLQEMVSSIQASMDKHLRQNAAARHDGKEEETPDKQDEMESHGAEPPSTFEPMDQS, encoded by the exons ATGTCGTTAATTCCGGGCACGAAGAAGAAGGACAGGCGCATTTTGTGCGGGATGTGCCCGGACCCGCAGTGCCAGGCGAAGCTCTTCTTTCCCGCACACACCTCCATCAGCATCGAGTGCACCGAGTGCGGACAGAGACATGAGCAGAAAAACCTCGCTAACGTGGAAGAAGTGACCGACCCAGATGTAGTGCTCCATAATCTGCTGAGAAATGCCTTGTTAGGTGTGCCGGGCCCTCCCAAAAAGGGGTCTGAGCTGGTTAAAGTGATGGGACTGTCAAATTATCACTGCAAGCTGCTCTCACCCATCCTCACCCGCTTCGGCATGGACAAACAGACAGGCACTGCCAAACTTTTGAAGGAAATGAATCAAGGAGAAATTTTTGACTGCTCACTACTTGGTGACAGGGCATTTCTCATTGAGCAAGAGCACGTATCCACTATAGGCTATGGTAGGGATCGGTCAGGGAGCTTGATCTATTTGCATGACACTTTGGAGGAGATAAAGAAATCAAACTCAAATAGAGAGTGTCTCATTCCAGTACATGTGGATGGAGATGGACACTGCCTGGTCCACGCCGTATCCAGGGCATTAGTCGGGCGAGAGCTCTTCTGGCATGCCCTTAGAGAAAACCTAAAACTTAACTTTAAGCAGAATATTGGCCGCTACAAAGCTCTTTTTCAGGACTTTATAGATGCTGCAGAATGGGAAGACATAATTAACGAGTGTGACCCATTGTTTGTCCCTCCAGAGGGCGTACCGTTGGGCTTACGGAACATTCACATATTCGGCTTGGCGAATGTGCTCCATAGACCCATAATCTTGCTGGACTCCCTGAGTGGCATGCGCAGCTCGGGCGATTACTCCGCCACCTTCCTGCCAGGTTTGGTCCCCGAAGATCAGTGTCGGGGAAAGGACGGCACTCTAAACAAACCCATCTGCATTGCATGGAGCAGCTCAGGTCGAAATCACTATCTGCCTTTGGTGGGCATTAAGGGTCTGGCTTTGCCGCGTTTATCTGCTGCGCTGCTGCCAAAAGCGTGGGGTGTTCCTCAGGAGCTGATACGCCGGTACGTGAGTCTGGACTCCAATGGCAGCTGTGTGA GGGGTGACCGCAGCCTGCAGGATAAATACCTGCAACGACTTGTCTGTGCCATGGAGGACGTCTTCATGGACAAGCACGGCATCAGCCCAGCTCTGGTCGCAGATGTTCACCAATACATCTATCGACGCACTGGAGTGATCGGCGTGCAGCCTGAGGAGGTGACTGAAGCGGCCAAGAAATCTGTTCAGGAGAACCGTATGTACCGTTGCCTAGTCTGCAATGCCCTCTCGGAGCTTCACGTGCCAGCTGAGTGGCTCATACCGGGAGGGAAGCTCTACAACTTGGCCAAGTCCACTCACGGGATGCTGCGAGGGGATAAAAACTACAGCTTTCCTCTGAATAGTGTGGTCTGTTCTTATAACCCAGAAAAAGATGTTCTAGTGCCCGACTACAAACTCAGCTCCCTCCCGGCTTGCACCTGGTGTCATGGAACCTCAGTTCGGCGTGTCCGTGGAGACGGCTCTATGGTGTATTTGGATGGAGATCGCACCAACACGGTCTCACAGGGTGGGAAATGCGGCTGCGGGTACAAGCACTTTTGGGAGGGGAAGGAGTATGATAATCTACCTGAAGCTTTCCCGATTACTCTAGAGTGGGGCGGCCGTGTGGTCCGTGAGACTGTTTATTGGTTCCAGTATGAGGTGGATCCAACGCTTAACAGTAATGTTTATGATGTGACCATGAAGCTTGTCACAAAGCATTTCCCGGGTGAATTCGGCAGCGAGATCCTAGTGCAGAAAGTGGTTAACACCATTCTGCATCACACAGCTAAGAGGAGCCAAGATGAATACAACCCAGTTGCCATAGAGGGTGCTCATGTGCAGGACGGGGGCGATGCGGGTGCTCAACCTCCTACTAAAATTATCCTGACCGGACAGAAGGGCAAAACGCTGCATAAGGAGGAGCTGGTGATGAGTAAAACCGAGAGGGTCTTGCAGCACAGCATCAGCGAGCAGGCGGCCCTCTCCCAGCGGCGCAGTACGGACCGTGTGCGCCAGCAGGACAAGGCCTCAGATCCTCGCCCATCATCTCCATCCTCTTCATCATCCTCCGCTCCTCCCACACCCACTAAAATGCCGCCCCCTAGTGGAGAGAAGAAGATACGCGTAACGACTAGTGATGGGCGGCAGTCCATGCTTACATTACTGCCACACACCACCTACAGTGAACTGCAAAACTCTATTGTCCAGGTTTTCGGCCTCCCACCTGGCCAGCTGTGCATCCGACACGGCTTCCCGCCCCGAGAGCTCCCCCCCCCACGCCCAGAAGACCAGAATCAACCTGTCGCTCTCCAGCACGGTGACCGCATCTCTGTGGAAGTGCTGAAAGAGAACTCATCTGATACTCACATGACCCAAGAACACTCTCACACACCTCAAACACACGCTCAGTCTGATCCAGGTCTCAGTCGTGCCAGCAGCAGGGAACTCCAGGACAACATAGACcttgagatgtcatcactctgtctACTAGCAGCGCTCATGG GTGAAGACGTCTGGTCATATGCCAAGAAACTGCCTCATCTGTTCCAGCTAGGAGGAATCTTTTACAACATTGTCAAGAAAGACATGG GTCTGCTGGACGGGAAGCACTGCACACTGCCCCATTTGACGGGTAAGACGTTTGTGTTCAATGCAGCAGAGGAACGTTTGGAGCTGTGTGTGGACACCGCCGGTCATTTTCCAGTGGGCCCTGATGTGGAGGACCTTGCCCAGGAAGCCCTGTCCCAGCTCCGTACAGATTCAGCCTCCCGTAGCCGTGAGGGAAGTCCCGCCCATAGCCTGCGATTGGGCGCTGGTGGCGCAGTGCGCAGGAAAGAGCAGAGCGTCACTGCTTTCCAAGGCAAAGGCCACTCGTTGGGTTCTGCCCCTCCGGAACACCCACCAATCAGGCGGCAGCACAGCAGCGGAGTGGATCTCAGCAGCAGCGTTCAGCAGGAGGAACTAACATTGTCAGGGGAGGAGTTAGTACGTGTGGCCCCAGGCATGCTCACTCTACGTGAGGGTCGCGAAATGGGACTGGAGCCTGCTGTGATCGAGGCCCAGCGGCAACGCCTGCAGGAGATGGTTTCGAGCATACAGGCATCCATGGACAAACACCTGCGCCAGAACGCTGCAGCAAGGCATGATGGGAAGGAGGAAGAGACTCCTGATAAACAGGATGAGATGGAGAGTCATGGGGCGGAGCCTCCCAGCACTTTTGAGCCCATGGACCAATCCTGA